The proteins below are encoded in one region of Knoellia sp. S7-12:
- a CDS encoding wax ester/triacylglycerol synthase family O-acyltransferase: MSDRLSTLDSSFLALEEPTTPMHVGSVMVFDAPSEGFDYDRLVGIIERRIAYIPRYRQRVRPVPGRLANPVWIDDERFDVTYHVRRSALPRPGGDEQLEELIARIQPRPLDRSRPLWEVYLVEGLADDRFAIITKTHQALVDGVHAVDVAHLILEDSETPGAESVDDTWRPSRGPSHTELVVSALADTVRTPSQIVDTVQSGITDVKATAGRVLGAAGEVASTLARASASPAPTSPLNARVGRARRFVMVGTDLEDYKKIRSRLTKGAFADEVTINDVVLATVTGAFRTWLMTRGESVHGGTTIRAMVPVSVHGDDDQLSAGRELKACFVDLPVGEPGASMRLHQIAFAMRQQMEAGRAVGADTLSGLGGFAPPTMHTLAARLGGAMSRRLYNVAVTNVPGPQHPLYVAGAQMASTYPVMPLGQSKALSIGLTSYDGGVYYGLYADRDALPDVDVLGQSIVDALQELLEAPRSRAAR, encoded by the coding sequence GTGTCTGACCGCCTGAGCACTCTCGACAGCAGCTTCCTCGCGCTCGAGGAACCGACCACGCCGATGCATGTCGGTTCGGTCATGGTCTTCGACGCGCCGAGCGAGGGGTTCGACTACGACCGGCTCGTCGGCATCATCGAGCGCCGCATCGCCTACATCCCGCGCTACCGGCAGCGCGTGCGGCCCGTGCCCGGTCGCCTCGCCAACCCGGTGTGGATCGATGACGAGCGCTTCGACGTGACCTATCACGTGCGGCGCTCCGCCCTTCCCCGCCCGGGAGGTGACGAGCAGCTCGAGGAACTCATCGCGCGGATCCAACCGCGCCCGCTCGATCGCAGTCGCCCGCTGTGGGAGGTCTATCTCGTCGAAGGCTTGGCCGATGATCGGTTCGCCATCATCACCAAGACCCACCAGGCGCTCGTCGACGGTGTCCACGCCGTCGACGTCGCCCACCTCATCCTCGAGGACTCTGAGACCCCCGGCGCCGAAAGCGTCGACGACACGTGGCGTCCGAGCCGCGGACCCTCCCACACCGAGCTCGTTGTCAGTGCGCTCGCCGACACGGTGCGCACACCGAGCCAGATCGTCGACACGGTGCAATCCGGCATCACCGACGTCAAGGCCACGGCTGGCCGCGTGCTCGGCGCAGCGGGAGAGGTGGCCTCGACCCTGGCGCGCGCCTCCGCGAGCCCGGCGCCGACATCGCCGCTCAACGCCCGCGTCGGTCGGGCTCGCCGCTTCGTCATGGTGGGCACGGACCTCGAGGACTACAAGAAGATTCGCTCCCGGCTCACCAAGGGCGCCTTCGCCGACGAGGTGACGATCAACGACGTCGTCCTCGCCACGGTCACCGGCGCCTTCCGGACCTGGCTCATGACGCGAGGTGAGAGCGTGCACGGCGGGACGACCATTCGGGCGATGGTGCCGGTCAGCGTCCATGGTGACGACGACCAACTCTCCGCCGGGCGAGAGCTCAAGGCGTGCTTCGTGGACCTGCCAGTGGGGGAGCCGGGCGCGTCCATGCGGCTCCACCAGATCGCCTTCGCCATGAGGCAGCAGATGGAAGCCGGTCGCGCAGTCGGGGCCGACACCCTGTCCGGGCTCGGGGGCTTTGCGCCGCCGACGATGCACACGCTCGCCGCACGCCTGGGTGGCGCCATGTCACGTCGCCTCTACAACGTCGCGGTCACCAACGTCCCGGGCCCGCAGCACCCCCTCTATGTCGCTGGCGCCCAGATGGCCTCGACCTACCCGGTGATGCCGCTCGGTCAGTCCAAGGCCCTGTCGATCGGTCTGACCTCCTATGACGGTGGCGTCTACTACGGGCTCTATGCCGACCGTGACGCACTGCCCGATGTCGACGTGCTCGGTCAGTCGATCGTGGACGCCCTCCAGGAGCTGCTCGAAGCCCCGCGCTCCCGAGCAGCCCGCTGA